The following DNA comes from Deltaproteobacteria bacterium.
CTGACGGCGCGGCAGGGACGCGAGCATCCGCGTACTCTGGCGGTTGGTCTCGCCGGGGACGAGGGTCGGCTCGACGCCGAGGGTCGCGAGTGCCTCCCGCACGACGTCGGGCGGCTCCATCACGTGGGGACCCGGTCCCCGGAGCTCCGGCGGCTGCGAGGACTGCCAGCCCGGCGTCCGCGTGGAGCCGGGCTGGACGGCGAGCACGTCGACGCCGTGCTCGCGGAGCTCCGCCCAGAGCGCCTCCGCGAGGATGAGGTCGAACGCCTTCGTGGCCGCGTAGACCGTGAGCTGCGCCGAGCCGAAGTTGGCGGCCATCGACGACATCAGCACGATACCGCCGTGCTTGCGCTCCACCATGGCGGGGAGGAGCGCGTGGACGAGGAAGAGCGGGCCGCGACAGTTGACGTCGAGCATGGCCTGCATGTCGGTCGTCGAGAGCTCGCCGAAGGGGGACACGGTCCCGATGGCGGCGTTGTAGACGAGGAGGCCGATGTCGAGGTCGGCGACCGCGGCGCACACGGCC
Coding sequences within:
- a CDS encoding SDR family NAD(P)-dependent oxidoreductase, whose protein sequence is MQTPEAFPTRYGPWALVAGAAVGLGAEYARQIAARGLSVVLVDRDAGPLAATAAEIRACGGAVRTLVLDLARPDVGEAVCAAVADLDIGLLVYNAAIGTVSPFGELSTTDMQAMLDVNCRGPLFLVHALLPAMVERKHGGIVLMSSMAANFGSAQLTVYAATKAFDLILAEALWAELREHGVDVLAVQPGSTRTPGWQSSQPPELRGPGPHVMEPPDVVREALATLGVEPTLVPGETNRQSTRMLASLPRRQAIELISRITATLRPTGRTLA